One genomic segment of Methylocystis sp. SC2 includes these proteins:
- the greA gene encoding transcription elongation factor GreA has protein sequence MEKVPMTAGGYAALTEELRRRQQENRPRIIQQIAEARAHGDLSENAEYHAAKEAQSLNEGRIAELEDKLSRAEVIDVSKLTGSTIKFGATVTIIDEDTEEEKAYQIVGESEADVKSGRVSITSPIARALIGKTVGDTVEVTTPGGGKSYEILKVAFG, from the coding sequence ATGGAGAAGGTGCCTATGACAGCCGGCGGCTACGCCGCGCTCACCGAAGAATTGCGCCGCAGACAGCAGGAGAACCGTCCGCGCATCATTCAGCAGATCGCTGAAGCGCGCGCGCATGGGGATCTTTCGGAGAACGCCGAATATCACGCGGCGAAAGAGGCGCAGTCGCTCAATGAAGGCCGCATCGCCGAACTCGAGGACAAGCTGTCGCGCGCCGAAGTCATCGACGTATCGAAGCTCACTGGATCGACGATCAAATTCGGCGCGACGGTCACGATCATCGACGAGGACACCGAAGAGGAGAAGGCCTATCAGATCGTCGGCGAGTCCGAGGCCGATGTGAAGAGCGGCCGGGTCTCGATCACGAGCCCCATCGCGCGCGCCCTGATCGGCAAGACGGTCGGCGACACCGTGGAAGTGACGACGCCGGGCGG